A region of the Silene latifolia isolate original U9 population chromosome 9, ASM4854445v1, whole genome shotgun sequence genome:
CGATAAATTTAGTTTGGGGTTGTCATGTTCAAGTTTTTAAATAGTTGTTATTTGATGGatggttgttggatgaaatgtGGGTTTGACAAATGACAGTGTGTTATTTCTGTGTTAAGTGGTTGGAGGATTTTTTATGTATTTTAGATTTCAGATTGTCGGATTTCAAAGGGTGGTTGTTTTAGAAATGCCAGATGGATGTGGGATTGGCCAATGTTAGTGTTCGTTGAATTTCTGTGTTAAATAGTTGGACGATTTTTTTTGGTAGTTTAGATTGTCGGAATTTGAAGGGTGGTTGGTCTAAAAATGATGGGTGAATTTGCAATTGCCAAATGATTGCGGCCGTTGAATTTCTTTTTTGAAAAGTTGGATGTCCAAGGATTGTTTAGAACTGCCAAACGACAGTTTTCATTGAAGTATTAGGTTATCTACTGTTAAGATTTTTGGATATAGTGTTTGCTTTGTTGATCATGAATTTCAAATTGCGGGGAATTCAAGAATTGTTGGTTCCAGATATGCCGGATGAATGTGAATTGCAAAATAATAGTTTCTGTCAAGTCATTGTTACAAGTGTTGGATGGATATAAGGATACAGTGTgttagtgatcatgaattctttATTCTGAAGTTGTCAATGTGATTTTTGTTCTAAATTCTACTTGTATTTGGATAGATTCCTGTGGGAAGAGCTACTCTTGGTCGTATTATGAATGTCATTGGAGAGCCAATTGACCACAGAGGAGAACTTAGTAAGTGGACTTTCTGATTATAGTTCTTAGGTGATAGTGATTTTAACTTCCATTACGTAATTTTGTATGTATTCTGAATCTTCAACAGAGACCGACCACTCTTTGCCCATCCACAGAGAGGCCCCTTCTTTTGTTGATCAAGCTACTGACCAGCAGATCCTTGTTACTGGAATTAAGGTATGTTGCCCGTTGGTTTTTTCTTTTTATCCCCTCTTGTAACTGTGATTCATGTCATGCTAACTCAAATAATTTTGGATGGGGGCATTATTGTAGATACGCAATTGTTTTCGATATATGCTGATTCATGGATCAATGTTTGTATAGGTTGTCGATCTCTTGGCTCCATACCAAAGAGGAGGAAAGATTGGTCTCTTTGGAGGTGCTGGTGTTGGCAAGACTGTGCTTATTATGGAGCTGATCAACAATGTTGCCAAGGCTCATGGTACGCTAAGTTGTGGTGGTTGTTTGGATTGTGAAAGTATGGGTTTTGGCTTCTAATATAATATTTCATGATCCAGGTGGTTTCTCTGTGTTTGCTGGTGTTGGTGAGCGTACTCGTGAGGGTAATGACTTGTACAGAGAAATGATTGAAAGTGGTGTCATCAAGCTAGGTGACCAGCAGGTTTGTTACTTTTACAGAGAATTTGTTACCTTTACAGAGACTGTGTGTTTGTATTTGTTCCCTAGGGAGTAGTATCTGACACTTTGAGATGATTTTCTCGTCACAGGCTGACAGTAAATGCGCTCTTGTTTACGGACAAATGAATGAGCCCCCAGGTGCCCGTGCCCGTGTTGGTCTTACTGGTTTGACTGTTGCCGAGCATTTCCGTGATGCCGAGGGACAAGATGTGCTGCTCTTCATCGACAACATTTTCCGTTTCACCCAAGTATGGCTCTTCCCATGTCTTTTTCTCTTAACTCCTTGAGCATTGGTCGTGCTGTGGCTTCTGTAATAGGTGCTGAATTATATTGCATTTTATGGTTAACAATGGTCTGTCCTGTTCCAATCAAAGAGGTGATTTTTGCATTTCCGCCTCTCAGTTTTATTGATCTGCATTTGCTATATATATGACCCTTCCTCCTCCAGCTTCAGATAGAAATGACTGTTGCATTTGCTGAAAAGGGAGTTAGTGATGTATATGAAATGTCAATCTGTTATGGTTTCATTGATTGATTCCTGCTTTCATTCCCTAATCGCCTTTTTTTTGGCCAGTTAGAGAAATAGTGAACAGATGTTAAGGCAATATTGTGGATCAAATATTCCCTATCGCCTTTTTTGACCACTCTACAACCCTAACACCCCCTGAGTACGCTAACCTCACAATATTGTGGATCAAATTGGGCATATTGGGCTGCAGTATGGGGTGTAATCAGGTTGCGTTTGTAAGGAAAAGGGAGGGAAAGAAGCCTGGGATGGGGAGGAAAGTGACCGGACAGAGAAGTTTAATAAGAGATGGAGGGATGTTTTGGATATGGGTGGATGTATCTCCGCTTCTCTCAGTTTCATTGATCTGTCTTGTTCCAGTCAATGTAATTACAGAAATTGGGATTTAGCATTTCCGCTTCTCTCAGTTTCATTGATCTGCATTTGCTTTTTTATGACCCCCCTTCAGCTtcagtttgaaatgtttgtcgcATTTGCTGACGAGTTAGTGATGTAAATGAAATCTCTATTTGTTATGGTTTGATTCCTAGTTACTTCCCCTAATACAACTTCGTTGTTAGTTAAGAGTTGTAGAGACAGAATTCACAGATGTACTGAACAATTAGCTCTATATATACAACTTTCTAAATTTATTGTATCCTAACCACCCAACATTCAGTCCTCATCACTCGTACTACCCAGTACCCAACACCCACTGCAGATCACTTCGCAACCCTATCTCCACAGCACGCCACCTTGACATTGTCACACATTCTGGGGGCAGAGAGAGGGAGCTTATTAGGGTTGGGCTATGGGGGATATTCAGGTTTGGTTGCGTTGTTAAAGGAAAATAGCAGGGAAGGAAACCTGGGTTTAGGAGGGTTGCTGGATGAGAAATTGGGTCAGAGATGAGTACATGGGAGGAGAGATAAAATGTTGGTAATTGGAATGTTAATTGTAGATTTGGCAGTGCTTAAACAAAGCATTCTTTTGTAATTTTGAAAAGGCTACGACTTACGAGGTCAACTTCGTATTTGGACAAAAAAGCTCGCTAATTTTGGAAAGAAATGAACCATGAACATCAATGCTTTGTACTGTATTGTCTGGGATCATCAGGTCATTATGAAGGAAGTATTTTTAGAATTAAAGTATGCTAGATAGAATGAAGCACATACATAATATCAATATACATAAGGGGCATGTACGTGATCCCATATTAACATCACGTTATGCAAACTGGGATATGAGTATGTTATGCTAACTTGATGGAGTATGTTACTAGTAATTGTACATGAGTAATTGATTAAATTCTTTTTGGTAATTCATGCTAAATTGTTATGCATCTTTTTTGTTTTACTCCAGGCTAACTCCGAGGTGTCTGCTTTGCTTGGACGTATTCCCTCTGCCGTGGGTTACCAACCAACCTTGGCTACTGATCTGGGAGGTCTTCAGGAGCGTATCACAACCACCAAGAAGGGTTCAATTACTTCTGTGCAAGCCATCTATGTGCCTGCTGACGATTTGACAGATCCTGCCCCAGCTACAACCTTTGCTCACTTGGATGCCACAACTGTGTTATCTCGACaggtaatttaattatttaataatCACACTAACTAGTCTACTGCAATTCAATTTCAGTCTTACACTGATGTTTTTGAGCAGATTTCTGAGTTGGGTATCTACCCTGCCGTCGATCCTCTTGACTCTACTTCTCGTATGCTTTCCCCTCACATTTTGGGAGAGGAGCACTACAACACTGCTCGTGGTGTCCAGAAGGTTCTTCAGAACTACAAGAATCTTCAGGATATTATTGCCATTTTGGGTATGGATGAGCTTAGTGAAGATGACAAGTTGACGGTTGCCCGTGCCCGTAAGATTCAAAGATTTTTGAGTCAGCCATTCCATGTCGCTGAAGTGTTCACTGGTGCTCCCGGCAAATATGTTGAGTTGAAGGAAAGCATCCAAAGTTTCCAGGTAACTAACATCTGCTAATACCCGCTATTTTGTCGACCAGTTTCCGTTCTTAGTTCATACACCTCATAACATCTGTTTATCTCTGTCCCTCTAACAAGAGAACTCAAATTGCGGGCTAATGTGATGTGCATAAAACTTGCAGGGTGTGTTGGACGGCAAATATGATGACCTTTCAGAGCAATCTTTCTATATGGTTGGAGGAATCGAAGAGGTTATTGCCAAGGCTGAGAAGATTGCCAGAGAATCTGCAGCTTAAACCAACCGAGAtgtgtttctttt
Encoded here:
- the LOC141598973 gene encoding ATP synthase subunit beta, mitochondrial yields the protein MASRRLLPSLLRHTLRRSPSPSTTAATTKSTISRASPRGYLLNRAAAYSTSSAAATPPPPTSALKSADFVGGKITDEFTGKGSVGKVCQVIGAVVDVRFHEGLPPILTALEVLDNETRLVLEVAQHLGENMVRTIAMDGTEGLVRGQGVLNTGSPITIPVGRATLGRIMNVIGEPIDHRGELKTDHSLPIHREAPSFVDQATDQQILVTGIKVVDLLAPYQRGGKIGLFGGAGVGKTVLIMELINNVAKAHGGFSVFAGVGERTREGNDLYREMIESGVIKLGDQQADSKCALVYGQMNEPPGARARVGLTGLTVAEHFRDAEGQDVLLFIDNIFRFTQANSEVSALLGRIPSAVGYQPTLATDLGGLQERITTTKKGSITSVQAIYVPADDLTDPAPATTFAHLDATTVLSRQISELGIYPAVDPLDSTSRMLSPHILGEEHYNTARGVQKVLQNYKNLQDIIAILGMDELSEDDKLTVARARKIQRFLSQPFHVAEVFTGAPGKYVELKESIQSFQGVLDGKYDDLSEQSFYMVGGIEEVIAKAEKIARESAA